From Neomonachus schauinslandi chromosome 12, ASM220157v2, whole genome shotgun sequence, the proteins below share one genomic window:
- the SOSTDC1 gene encoding sclerostin domain-containing protein 1, translating to MLPPAIHFYLIPLACILMKSCLAFKNDATEILYSHVVKPVPAGSNTSSNSTMNQARNGGRHFSNTGLDRNTRVQVGCRELRSTKYISDGQCTSISPLKELVCAGECLPLPVLPNWIGGGYGTKYWSRRSSQEWRCVNDKTRTQRIQLQCQDGSTRTYKITVVTACKCKRYTRQHNESSHNFESMSPAKPAQHHRERKRASKSSKHSLS from the exons ATGCTTCCTCCTGCCATTCATTTCTATCTCATTCCCCTTGCATGCATCCTAATGAAAAGctgtttggcttttaaaaatgatgccacagaaatcCTTTATTCACATGTGGTTAAACCTGTTCCAGCTGGTTCCAACACCAGCAGCAACAGCACGATGAATCAAGCCAGAAATGGAGGCAGGCATTTCAGTAACACTGGACTGGATCGGAACA CTCGAGTTCAAGTGGGTTGCCGGGAACTGCGTTCCACCAAATACATCTCTGATGGCCAGTGCACCAGCATCAGCCCTCTGAAAGAGCTGGTGTGTGCTGGCGAGTGCTTGCCCCTGCCCGTGCTCCCCAACTGGATTGGAGGAGGCTATGGAACAAAGTACTGGAGCAGGAGGAGCTCCCAGGAATGGAGGTGTGTCAATGACAAAACACGTACCCAGAGAATCCAGCTGCAGTGCCAAGATGGCAGCACGCGCACCTACAAAATCACAGTGGTCACCGCCTGCAAATGCAAGAGGTACACTCGGCAGCACAACGAGTCCAGTCACAACTTTGAGAGCATGTCGCCTGCCAAGCCAGCCCAGCACCACAGAGAGCGGAAAAGAGCCAGCAAATCCAGCAAGCACAGCCTGAGTTAG